A window of Xylophilus sp. GW821-FHT01B05 contains these coding sequences:
- the shiA gene encoding shikimate transporter: MSTAQPPTPRPAGPHANAVFDPAAERRARKAALSSFAGAVVDWYDFLLYGITAALVFNTEFFPKVSPTMGTLAAFATFGVGFLFRPLGGIVFGHFGDRLGRKQMLALTVVIMGLATTLIGLLPTFASAGWWAPAMLVALRAIQGFAVGGEWGGAALMAVESAPPKKKALYSSGVQIGYSVGLILATGAVWLVNHFAGSEGFKEWGWRLPFLFSVVLVGIGVWVRSSVEETPEFLEKVKARKSVAKQRSLPFFEAVRRHPKAFALIIALRLVELFTMYIVTTFALSYSTTQLGMPREFILGIGFLVGALGIVTIPLFAWLADSYGRRRIYITGCVVGLLAAVPFFMALEAGSVVGTVIFAVLLVNLAHDMAVSVQQPMFTEMFGTEYRYSGAGVGYQVASAVGGGFTPFIAAALSGLTGGSWHLVAAYLAVGCLVSGIVAARMKSAHIQAT, from the coding sequence ATGAGCACCGCCCAGCCCCCGACCCCGCGCCCAGCGGGGCCCCACGCCAACGCCGTCTTCGACCCGGCGGCAGAGCGCCGCGCTCGCAAGGCCGCGCTCAGCAGCTTTGCCGGCGCGGTGGTCGACTGGTATGACTTCTTGCTCTACGGCATCACCGCGGCGCTGGTCTTCAATACCGAGTTCTTTCCCAAAGTCAGCCCGACCATGGGCACGCTGGCGGCCTTTGCCACTTTTGGCGTGGGCTTTTTGTTCCGGCCGCTGGGCGGCATCGTGTTTGGCCATTTCGGCGACCGCCTGGGCCGCAAGCAGATGCTGGCGCTGACGGTGGTCATCATGGGCCTGGCCACCACGCTGATTGGCCTGCTGCCTACCTTTGCCTCGGCCGGCTGGTGGGCGCCGGCGATGCTGGTGGCACTGCGTGCTATCCAGGGCTTTGCCGTGGGCGGCGAATGGGGCGGCGCAGCCTTGATGGCGGTGGAAAGCGCACCGCCCAAGAAGAAGGCGCTCTACAGCAGCGGCGTGCAGATCGGCTACTCGGTAGGCCTGATCCTGGCCACCGGCGCGGTCTGGCTGGTGAACCATTTCGCCGGCAGCGAGGGCTTCAAGGAATGGGGCTGGCGCCTGCCCTTCCTGTTCAGCGTGGTGCTGGTGGGCATTGGCGTCTGGGTGCGCTCCAGCGTCGAGGAAACGCCCGAATTTCTGGAGAAGGTGAAGGCCCGCAAGAGCGTAGCCAAGCAGCGCAGCCTGCCCTTCTTCGAGGCCGTGCGCCGCCACCCCAAGGCCTTTGCGCTGATCATCGCGCTGCGGCTGGTGGAGCTGTTCACCATGTACATCGTGACCACCTTCGCGCTGAGCTACTCGACCACGCAACTAGGCATGCCGCGCGAGTTCATCCTGGGCATAGGCTTCCTGGTGGGCGCGCTGGGCATCGTGACGATCCCGCTGTTCGCCTGGCTGGCCGACAGCTATGGCCGCCGCCGCATCTACATCACCGGCTGCGTGGTCGGCCTGCTGGCGGCCGTGCCCTTCTTCATGGCGCTGGAGGCGGGCTCGGTGGTGGGCACAGTGATCTTCGCGGTGCTGCTGGTGAACCTTGCCCATGACATGGCGGTCAGCGTGCAGCAGCCCATGTTCACCGAGATGTTCGGCACCGAATACCGCTACAGCGGCGCCGGCGTGGGCTACCAGGTGGCCAGTGCGGTGGGTGGCGGCTTCACGCCCTTCATCGCTGCGGCCCTCTCAGGGCTGACCGGCGGCTCGTGGCACTTGGTGGCGGCCTATCTGGCCGTGGGCTGCCTGGTCTCGGGCATCGTGGCCGCACGCATGAAGAGCGCGCATATCCAGGCGACATGA
- a CDS encoding LysR family transcriptional regulator, protein MDKLRAMEVFVATVDAGSFAAAAEALDLSAVMVGKHIRALEEQRGARLLERTTRRMR, encoded by the coding sequence ATGGACAAGCTGCGCGCCATGGAAGTCTTTGTCGCCACGGTCGATGCGGGCAGCTTTGCCGCCGCCGCCGAGGCGCTGGACCTGTCGGCCGTGATGGTGGGCAAGCACATTCGCGCGCTGGAAGAACAGCGGGGCGCGCGCCTGCTGGAGCGCACCACGCGGCGCATGCGCTGA
- a CDS encoding IS5 family transposase, protein MKQAGLDLNLSTKKTRKQVFLQEMDQVVPWASLVDLIAPYYSEGRTGRPPFALETMLRLHFIQQWFSLSDQAMEEALFDIPLYREFAGLDAHGRLPDESTILRFRHRLERHKLAEQILITVNTLLESKGLLLKEGTAVDATLIPAPSSTKNKDKARDPEMHSSKKGNQWHFGMKAHIGVDADSGLVHTVRGSSGHVGDVTEGNSLLHGQETDAFGDAGYQGIGKRPDAKDSVTWHIAMKPGKRKKLSKDKVSDVLVHQLEKLKAGIRAKVEHPFRVIKRQFAYTKVRYRGLKKNTQQLHTLFALSNLWMARYRLMG, encoded by the coding sequence ATGAAGCAAGCCGGCCTGGACCTGAACCTGAGCACGAAGAAGACCCGCAAGCAGGTGTTCCTGCAGGAGATGGACCAGGTGGTGCCGTGGGCGTCCTTGGTCGATCTCATCGCCCCGTACTACAGCGAAGGACGCACAGGCCGCCCGCCCTTTGCCTTGGAGACCATGCTGCGGCTGCACTTCATCCAGCAATGGTTCAGCCTGTCGGACCAGGCGATGGAAGAGGCCCTCTTCGATATCCCCCTGTACCGAGAGTTCGCGGGCCTGGACGCCCATGGTCGCCTGCCCGATGAAAGCACCATCCTGCGCTTTCGCCACCGGCTGGAGCGCCACAAGCTGGCCGAACAGATCCTGATCACCGTCAACACCCTGCTGGAGAGCAAAGGCCTGTTGCTCAAGGAAGGCACGGCCGTCGACGCCACGCTGATCCCAGCCCCCAGCTCCACCAAGAACAAAGACAAAGCACGCGACCCCGAGATGCACTCGAGCAAGAAGGGAAATCAGTGGCACTTCGGTATGAAGGCCCACATCGGGGTAGATGCAGACTCTGGCCTGGTCCACACCGTGCGCGGCAGCTCCGGCCACGTGGGCGACGTCACCGAAGGCAACAGCCTGCTGCACGGACAGGAAACAGACGCCTTCGGGGACGCTGGCTACCAGGGGATCGGCAAGCGCCCGGATGCCAAGGACAGCGTCACCTGGCACATCGCCATGAAGCCAGGCAAGCGCAAGAAGCTGAGCAAAGACAAGGTATCCGATGTACTGGTCCACCAGCTCGAAAAGCTCAAGGCCGGCATCCGCGCCAAGGTGGAACACCCGTTCCGGGTCATCAAGCGCCAGTTCGCCTACACCAAGGTGCGCTACCGGGGGCTGAAGAAAAACACGCAGCAGTTGCACACGCTGTTCGCCCTGTCCAACCTGTGGATGGCGCGCTACCGGCTGATGGGGTGA
- a CDS encoding class III extradiol ring-cleavage dioxygenase, with product MQRMPTFFVSHGGGPWPWMKDPFGAMFGKLETSLQEMAQSLAQRPKAILVISGHWDGPVFTLSSHPNPPMYYDYSGFPAHTYQVKYPAPGSPALAGRIQELLAAGGIAARLDPERGFDHGTFTVTAVAFPEAEIPVVQLSLQQDLDPAAHIALGRMLAPLRDEGVLIIGSGLSFHNFSKFNAQGAIPSRQFDDWLQKTLTASSPAEREEGLKRWAEAPAAQIAHPHPDHLLPLMVAVGAASDDAGTCVYHDNTMFGSITVSSFRFGGAAG from the coding sequence ATGCAACGCATGCCCACCTTCTTCGTGTCCCATGGCGGCGGCCCGTGGCCCTGGATGAAAGACCCATTCGGCGCGATGTTCGGCAAGCTCGAAACATCGCTGCAAGAGATGGCGCAAAGCCTTGCGCAGCGGCCCAAGGCCATTCTGGTGATCTCCGGGCACTGGGATGGGCCCGTGTTCACGCTGTCTTCGCACCCGAACCCGCCCATGTACTACGACTACTCGGGCTTCCCGGCGCACACCTATCAGGTCAAGTACCCGGCCCCGGGCTCGCCCGCATTGGCAGGGCGCATTCAAGAACTGCTGGCAGCAGGCGGCATTGCCGCAAGGCTGGACCCCGAGCGGGGTTTTGACCATGGCACCTTCACCGTCACGGCGGTGGCTTTCCCCGAGGCCGAGATCCCGGTCGTGCAGCTGTCACTGCAGCAAGACCTTGATCCTGCGGCGCATATCGCGCTGGGCCGAATGCTCGCGCCATTGCGTGACGAGGGCGTTCTGATCATTGGCAGTGGCCTCAGCTTTCACAACTTCAGCAAGTTCAACGCCCAAGGGGCGATCCCGTCCAGGCAATTCGACGACTGGCTGCAGAAGACATTGACCGCCAGCAGCCCCGCAGAGCGCGAAGAAGGCCTCAAGCGCTGGGCTGAAGCACCTGCGGCGCAAATTGCACATCCGCATCCGGACCACCTTTTGCCCTTGATGGTCGCGGTCGGTGCCGCCAGCGACGATGCCGGCACATGCGTCTATCACGACAACACCATGTTTGGCAGCATCACGGTGTCGAGCTTTCGCTTTGGTGGCGCGGCAGGCTGA
- a CDS encoding DoxX family protein, whose product MTATVHSPSTHPPKVLRASLWGAQFVLAGLFLFSAFMKLATPFPELARMMPWTGELPQTFVRFIGLVDLAGGLGILLPSLTRVLPRLTVLAALGCTVLQVFAIVFHVSRGEAPMIVLNIPMLALALFVLWGRARKAPVLPR is encoded by the coding sequence ATGACTGCCACCGTCCATAGCCCTTCCACCCATCCGCCCAAGGTTTTGCGGGCCAGCCTATGGGGCGCGCAGTTTGTGCTGGCGGGCCTTTTCTTGTTTTCTGCCTTCATGAAGCTGGCAACGCCCTTCCCTGAGCTGGCCAGGATGATGCCGTGGACGGGCGAGCTCCCGCAGACCTTTGTGCGCTTCATTGGCCTGGTCGACCTGGCCGGCGGCCTGGGCATCCTGCTGCCTTCGCTGACCCGCGTGCTGCCGCGCCTGACCGTGCTGGCCGCGCTTGGCTGCACGGTGCTTCAGGTGTTTGCCATCGTCTTCCACGTATCGCGCGGCGAGGCGCCCATGATCGTGCTGAACATCCCGATGCTGGCGCTTGCACTTTTCGTACTGTGGGGGCGTGCCCGCAAGGCCCCCGTCCTGCCCCGCTGA
- the guaD gene encoding guanine deaminase gives MQKAYRAAILRFAPDRSAQYEEDGLLVTGPDANGKQVVQAAGPYNALAAQYPGLAVERLPGRILAPGFVDMHIHYPQTDIIGAPAEGLLPWLETYTFPHESRFTDPAYAAEVATFFADELLRNGVTTALTFATSHPQSVDALFAEAQRRQMRLITGKVLQDRHSPDGVRDQTEQSLQDTEALIRKWHGVDRLGYAITPRFAPTSTEAQLRGAGDLAAQYPSTWIQSHVAENLAEIAWARELFPQSRSYLAVYDDFGLMRERAVYAHCIHFDDADRALMHERSTVAAVSPTSNLFLGSGFFDYAGADRAGFGYGLASDVGGGTSFSPFRTMLAAYYVGREGQAKQGLSLSPQQLWWQHTAGAAAALGLGGVVGNLQPGCEADFVVLDPAATPLLARRTAQAQSLDELLFAMIVLGDDRLIARTVIAGA, from the coding sequence ATGCAAAAAGCCTACCGCGCCGCCATCCTCCGCTTTGCCCCCGACCGTTCCGCCCAGTACGAGGAAGACGGCCTGCTGGTCACCGGCCCCGACGCCAATGGCAAGCAGGTGGTGCAGGCCGCAGGCCCCTACAACGCACTGGCCGCGCAGTACCCCGGCCTGGCGGTCGAGCGGCTGCCCGGCCGCATCCTTGCGCCCGGTTTTGTCGACATGCACATCCACTACCCGCAGACCGACATCATTGGCGCGCCGGCCGAAGGCCTGCTGCCCTGGCTGGAGACCTACACCTTCCCGCACGAGTCGCGCTTCACCGACCCGGCCTACGCCGCCGAGGTCGCCACCTTCTTCGCCGACGAGCTGCTGCGCAACGGCGTCACCACCGCGCTGACCTTTGCCACCTCGCACCCGCAGTCGGTCGATGCCTTGTTTGCCGAGGCCCAGCGCCGCCAGATGCGCCTCATCACCGGCAAGGTGCTGCAAGACCGCCATTCGCCCGACGGCGTGCGCGACCAGACCGAGCAAAGCCTGCAGGACACCGAAGCCTTGATCCGCAAATGGCATGGCGTGGACCGCCTGGGCTATGCCATCACGCCGCGCTTCGCTCCCACCAGCACAGAGGCCCAATTGCGCGGCGCGGGCGACTTGGCCGCGCAATACCCCAGCACCTGGATCCAGTCGCACGTGGCCGAGAACCTGGCTGAGATCGCCTGGGCACGCGAGCTGTTCCCCCAGTCGCGCAGCTACCTGGCGGTGTATGACGACTTCGGCCTGATGCGCGAGCGCGCGGTGTACGCCCACTGCATCCATTTCGACGACGCAGACCGCGCCCTGATGCATGAGCGCAGCACCGTCGCCGCCGTCAGCCCGACCAGCAACCTGTTCCTGGGCAGCGGCTTCTTCGACTACGCCGGCGCCGACCGCGCCGGCTTTGGCTACGGCCTGGCCAGCGACGTGGGCGGCGGCACCAGCTTCAGCCCGTTTCGCACCATGCTGGCGGCCTACTACGTGGGCCGCGAAGGCCAGGCCAAGCAGGGCCTGAGCCTGTCGCCGCAGCAACTGTGGTGGCAGCACACGGCCGGCGCCGCCGCAGCGCTGGGGCTGGGCGGCGTGGTCGGCAACCTGCAGCCCGGCTGTGAGGCCGACTTCGTCGTGCTCGACCCGGCCGCCACGCCGCTGCTGGCGCGGCGCACCGCCCAGGCGCAAAGCCTGGACGAGCTGCTGTTCGCCATGATCGTGCTGGGCGACGACCGCCTCATCGCCCGCACCGTCATCGCCGGGGCGTGA
- a CDS encoding LysR family transcriptional regulator: MAINTLVSMQVFRAVAELKSFVAAAERMKVSPAMASKHVMHLEERLGARLLNRTSRSVSLTEPGQLYFNQVRQMLDALEEVEGAMTKSTVLPKGTLRVSAPVWAASPRFVAVLADFRQQYPDVRLDLDLTGRLVNLVEEGFDLALRVSQSPGDNLIARPLTTVLFQYVAAPSYLSRAGTPSQLSDLSHHSLLWYHSPTLGELHLPGTEGMKLSSVLRSGNESLLHLSALHGMGLAMLPTWLTSEDLQAGRLVHVLPGAGDFSVPLLCVYPSRKYLSSKVRTFIDFLTEAAGLKG, encoded by the coding sequence ATGGCCATCAACACCTTAGTCAGCATGCAGGTCTTCCGCGCCGTGGCGGAACTCAAGAGCTTTGTTGCGGCGGCAGAGCGCATGAAGGTCTCGCCCGCCATGGCGAGCAAGCACGTCATGCACCTGGAGGAGCGCCTGGGGGCCCGGCTTTTGAACCGCACCAGCCGCAGCGTGAGCCTGACCGAACCGGGCCAGCTGTACTTCAACCAGGTGCGGCAGATGCTCGACGCGCTGGAGGAAGTCGAAGGGGCGATGACCAAGTCCACCGTCCTCCCCAAGGGAACACTGCGGGTGAGCGCCCCGGTCTGGGCGGCAAGCCCCCGGTTTGTTGCCGTGCTGGCGGATTTTCGCCAGCAGTATCCGGACGTGCGCCTGGACCTTGATTTGACGGGGCGGCTGGTCAACCTGGTGGAGGAAGGCTTCGACCTGGCCCTGCGCGTCTCCCAGTCGCCGGGCGACAACCTGATCGCGCGCCCGCTCACGACCGTCTTGTTCCAGTACGTGGCCGCGCCTTCATATCTGAGCAGGGCGGGCACGCCCTCGCAGTTGAGCGATCTGTCGCATCACTCCTTGCTGTGGTACCACTCGCCCACGCTTGGCGAGCTGCATCTTCCAGGGACCGAGGGGATGAAGTTGTCATCCGTGCTGCGGAGCGGCAATGAATCGCTTCTTCACCTGTCTGCCCTGCACGGCATGGGGCTTGCGATGCTGCCCACCTGGCTCACGTCTGAAGATCTGCAGGCCGGGCGTCTGGTGCACGTCCTGCCAGGGGCCGGCGACTTCAGCGTTCCGCTGCTTTGCGTCTACCCCAGCCGCAAGTACCTGTCGTCCAAGGTCCGGACCTTCATCGACTTCCTCACCGAGGCCGCCGGGCTGAAAGGCTAG
- a CDS encoding short chain dehydrogenase: MKVLVVGATGAVGSAVAQALAERGHEVLRAGRTRGDFQVDITSDASVEALYAAVGRVDAIVSAAGGLFFGPLADMRPADFNLGLQDKLLGQVRLALLGQHVLADGGSITLTTGIVAEEPIRQGANATAVNSAVEGFVRAAAIELPRGIRINAVSPTVLTESLPSYGPFFPGFEPVSAARAAQAYVRSVEGPQTGRVYRVWQ; this comes from the coding sequence ATGAAGGTTCTTGTAGTGGGCGCAACAGGCGCCGTGGGCAGCGCAGTGGCGCAGGCGCTGGCCGAGCGCGGCCACGAGGTGCTGCGCGCGGGCCGCACGCGCGGCGATTTCCAGGTCGACATCACCAGCGACGCGAGCGTCGAGGCGCTGTATGCGGCGGTCGGGCGCGTCGACGCCATCGTGTCGGCGGCTGGCGGCTTGTTCTTCGGGCCGCTGGCCGACATGCGGCCGGCCGATTTCAACCTTGGCCTGCAAGACAAGCTGCTGGGCCAGGTGCGGCTCGCGTTGCTGGGCCAGCATGTGCTGGCCGATGGCGGCTCGATCACGCTGACTACGGGCATCGTGGCCGAGGAGCCGATCCGCCAGGGCGCCAATGCCACGGCCGTCAATTCGGCGGTCGAAGGCTTTGTGCGTGCCGCGGCCATCGAGCTGCCGCGCGGCATCCGCATCAACGCGGTGAGCCCGACGGTGCTGACGGAATCGCTGCCGAGCTACGGGCCGTTCTTCCCCGGCTTCGAGCCGGTGTCGGCGGCACGTGCGGCGCAGGCCTATGTGCGCAGCGTCGAGGGGCCGCAAACCGGGCGCGTGTACCGCGTGTGGCAATGA
- a CDS encoding IS1595 family transposase, translating to MSMNLIQFQPGLSLLQFHERYGNEEQCESALFASRWPQGWRCAHCGCSRSFQTRNGHGRQLWECLICGYQSSSIVGTVFEHTKLPLRVWFLAMYLMTQHKNSISALALGRQLGVSYKTAWLVKHKLMQTMLLREAPRRLDERVEIDDAYLGGERAGHIHGGRGAWRKSAFVAAVQTDTEGHPRFMRLSPVAAFTNEALKVWATESLAPTAHVVSDGLRSFAQVRQIGATHERYVTGGGREAAKKPELRWVNTMLGNLKTALAGTYHSFDHAKYAARYLAEFAYRFNRRFDLSSMPARLLRAAVTTKPQPLLILRMSEAGT from the coding sequence ATGTCCATGAACCTCATCCAGTTCCAGCCCGGCCTGTCGCTGCTGCAGTTCCACGAGCGCTATGGCAACGAGGAGCAGTGCGAGAGCGCTCTCTTTGCCTCCCGCTGGCCCCAGGGCTGGCGTTGCGCGCACTGCGGATGTTCACGCTCGTTTCAAACGCGCAATGGCCATGGGCGCCAGCTGTGGGAGTGCCTGATCTGTGGCTACCAGTCCTCCAGCATCGTCGGCACGGTGTTTGAGCACACCAAGCTGCCTCTGCGGGTGTGGTTTCTGGCGATGTATCTGATGACCCAGCACAAGAACTCCATCAGCGCGCTGGCCTTGGGGCGCCAACTGGGCGTGAGTTACAAGACGGCCTGGCTGGTCAAGCACAAGCTCATGCAGACCATGCTGTTGCGCGAGGCGCCGCGGCGTCTGGATGAGCGGGTGGAGATTGATGACGCCTATCTGGGCGGCGAGCGTGCCGGCCATATCCACGGCGGGCGCGGGGCCTGGCGCAAGTCAGCCTTTGTGGCAGCGGTGCAGACCGATACCGAAGGCCATCCGAGGTTTATGCGCCTGAGTCCCGTTGCAGCCTTCACGAACGAGGCGCTCAAGGTCTGGGCCACAGAGAGCCTGGCTCCCACGGCCCACGTGGTCTCCGATGGCTTGCGCAGCTTTGCGCAGGTGCGCCAGATCGGCGCTACCCACGAGCGCTACGTGACCGGTGGCGGACGGGAGGCGGCTAAGAAGCCCGAACTGCGCTGGGTCAACACGATGCTAGGCAATCTGAAGACCGCGCTGGCGGGTACCTACCACTCGTTTGATCATGCCAAGTATGCGGCGCGCTATCTGGCGGAGTTTGCGTATCGATTCAACCGCCGCTTTGATCTCTCCTCCATGCCTGCTCGCTTGCTGCGCGCCGCTGTTACTACCAAGCCCCAGCCTCTGCTCATCCTCCGCATGTCTGAGGCAGGTACCTAA
- a CDS encoding alpha/beta hydrolase, whose protein sequence is MSDKPTIVLVHGFWGGAAHWGKVIVELARLGHTRLRAVELPLTSLADDAERTRKMVAQQSGPVLLVGHSYGGAVISEAGNLPNVAGLVYIAAFAPDAGESAGSISQAHPPAAIANLAPDSDGYLWARYDKFHESFCHDLSADEALVMAVAQKAPLASTFGDQVTAPAWKTKPSWYQISSEDRMIHPDNQKQMAARINPRKTITLAASHASLASRPVEVAALIDEAAAKLGA, encoded by the coding sequence ATGAGTGACAAACCCACAATCGTTCTGGTGCATGGCTTCTGGGGCGGCGCGGCGCACTGGGGCAAGGTGATCGTCGAGCTGGCGCGCCTGGGCCATACCAGGCTGCGTGCGGTCGAGCTACCGCTGACCTCGCTGGCCGACGACGCCGAGCGCACGCGCAAGATGGTGGCGCAGCAATCCGGCCCGGTGCTGTTGGTGGGCCACTCTTATGGCGGCGCGGTGATCAGCGAAGCCGGCAACCTGCCCAACGTGGCGGGCCTGGTCTATATCGCCGCCTTCGCACCCGATGCCGGCGAAAGCGCCGGCAGCATCAGCCAAGCCCATCCGCCAGCGGCGATTGCCAACCTCGCGCCTGACAGCGACGGCTACCTTTGGGCCCGGTACGACAAGTTCCACGAGAGCTTCTGCCATGACCTGAGCGCGGACGAGGCCCTGGTGATGGCGGTGGCGCAGAAGGCGCCGCTGGCCAGCACGTTTGGTGACCAGGTGACTGCGCCGGCCTGGAAGACAAAGCCCAGCTGGTACCAGATCTCCAGCGAGGACCGCATGATCCACCCGGACAACCAGAAGCAGATGGCTGCGCGCATCAATCCGCGCAAGACCATCACGCTGGCGGCGAGCCATGCATCGCTGGCATCCAGGCCGGTCGAGGTGGCGGCACTCATCGACGAAGCCGCAGCCAAGCTCGGGGCCTAG
- a CDS encoding tetratricopeptide repeat protein, translated as MADDTNWTLVQDAPAAATTTQGRVCPKCSYARQASDSAPAWQCPRCQVAYDKVLANAGTRRPSPRPAQAARPEAPGRGRWLVVLLALALAGGAGWKWWTTRPPSAQALAAQAEARARTAQIDNLNQQAAADTQLAQAETQVRQSRSPQALDTIRNFADQGNTRAMVLLASLHRSGAGLPKDHGLEMEWLRKAANEGSALAMVNLGYVYEKGLGEPQNYEQAADWYGKAARQGDGAGLLCLGALHAVGVPGAAKDPVRAAMLLDLAHREFTRSAGSNDSLVPDRKTPFWAFGILQTLQKTMSPVEIVKARELADAWQPGQPFGS; from the coding sequence ATGGCGGACGACACAAACTGGACGCTGGTGCAAGACGCACCCGCAGCAGCCACAACGACACAAGGCCGGGTCTGCCCCAAGTGCAGCTACGCGCGCCAGGCGAGCGACTCTGCCCCTGCCTGGCAGTGCCCGCGCTGCCAGGTCGCCTACGACAAGGTGCTGGCGAACGCCGGCACGCGGCGCCCTTCGCCGCGCCCAGCACAAGCGGCACGGCCCGAGGCACCGGGCCGGGGCCGCTGGCTCGTGGTGCTGCTGGCCCTGGCGCTGGCCGGCGGCGCGGGCTGGAAATGGTGGACCACGCGCCCGCCCAGCGCCCAGGCATTGGCGGCCCAGGCCGAAGCCCGGGCCCGCACCGCGCAGATCGACAACTTGAACCAGCAGGCCGCCGCCGACACACAACTGGCGCAGGCCGAAACCCAGGTGCGCCAGAGCCGCTCACCGCAGGCGCTGGACACCATCCGCAACTTTGCCGACCAGGGCAATACCCGCGCCATGGTGCTGCTGGCCAGCCTGCACCGCAGCGGCGCGGGCCTGCCCAAGGACCATGGCCTGGAGATGGAATGGCTGCGCAAGGCCGCCAACGAAGGCTCGGCGCTGGCCATGGTCAACCTGGGCTATGTGTATGAAAAAGGCCTGGGCGAGCCGCAGAACTACGAGCAGGCCGCCGACTGGTACGGCAAGGCCGCGCGCCAGGGCGACGGCGCCGGGCTGCTGTGCCTGGGCGCCCTGCATGCCGTCGGCGTGCCCGGCGCCGCCAAAGACCCGGTGCGCGCCGCCATGCTGCTGGACCTGGCCCACCGCGAGTTCACGCGCAGCGCCGGCAGCAACGACTCCCTGGTGCCAGACCGCAAGACGCCGTTCTGGGCCTTTGGCATCCTGCAAACGCTGCAGAAAACCATGTCGCCGGTAGAGATCGTGAAAGCCAGGGAACTGGCCGACGCCTGGCAACCCGGCCAGCCGTTTGGAAGCTGA
- a CDS encoding LysR substrate-binding domain-containing protein, with the protein MLASVHTADGVAESLRAVPQGVLRVTAPVAYGAHRLTPVIAEYIAAYPQVKVDLNLNDRVVDLAEEGFDCGIRSGAAVDERLIARPLALARMFAVASPAWVQRHGQPQHPSELQAFPLLGFATWGPNHSWRFTREGKTVHVPVRGPFSTNNGQALLAAAMAGMGVIVQADALLGPALAAGQVLQLLPDWELPTRQVHIMRLPEARPSAKLRAFVDLVVERLG; encoded by the coding sequence GTGCTGGCCAGCGTGCACACGGCCGACGGCGTGGCCGAGTCGCTGCGCGCCGTGCCGCAGGGCGTGCTGCGTGTGACGGCACCGGTGGCCTATGGCGCGCACCGGCTCACGCCGGTGATCGCCGAATACATAGCCGCCTACCCGCAGGTGAAGGTGGACCTGAACCTCAACGACCGCGTGGTGGACCTGGCCGAGGAAGGCTTTGACTGCGGCATCCGATCGGGCGCGGCGGTGGACGAGCGGCTGATCGCGCGACCGCTCGCATTGGCGCGCATGTTCGCCGTGGCAAGCCCGGCCTGGGTCCAACGCCACGGCCAGCCCCAGCACCCGTCGGAGCTGCAAGCCTTTCCGCTGCTGGGCTTTGCCACCTGGGGCCCGAACCACTCATGGCGCTTCACGCGCGAGGGCAAGACCGTGCACGTGCCGGTGCGCGGCCCCTTCAGCACCAACAACGGCCAGGCGCTGCTGGCGGCGGCCATGGCCGGCATGGGGGTGATCGTGCAGGCCGATGCCTTGCTCGGCCCCGCCCTGGCTGCGGGCCAGGTGCTGCAGTTGCTGCCCGACTGGGAACTGCCGACGCGCCAGGTGCACATCATGCGATTGCCCGAGGCACGGCCCAGCGCCAAGCTGCGGGCCTTTGTCGATCTGGTGGTGGAAAGGCTGGGCTGA